One genomic segment of Sminthopsis crassicaudata isolate SCR6 chromosome 2, ASM4859323v1, whole genome shotgun sequence includes these proteins:
- the B3GALT9 gene encoding beta-1,3-galactosyltransferase 9: MSDLRFARSVKEACVTFCKLRTHQWCFILFNVILFHALLFGADFVEEYFLQSLPYVDVRVLEIKDKARKLNVEPLKYNFSKFFILSQKEACKGEDIFLLSLIFSSPENGSRRNLIRKTWANVTTIRGYPIITLFALGMPNLGTSQQDINMESNKYRDIIEGFFLDSSGNQTLKTIMMMQWAVTFCPNAMFILKVNEELFVNLPSLVDYLLNLKDHLEDIYVGRVIHQDMPNRDPQSQNFVPVSEYPEKYYPDYCSGEAFIVSQDVARMMYVVFKEAPLAIPADVFIGICAKYAGLIPIHSSRFSGKKHIRYNRCCYKFIFTSSEMNGEEMPLEWREVNDGKECTLLETYYGLVSCKLLTYLDSFKNFNIAPIKNDAMYFAN, encoded by the exons ATGTCTGACCTCCGCTTCGCGAGGAGCGTGAAGGAAGCATGC GTGACATTCTGTAAGCTTCGGACTCACCAATGgtgcttcattttatttaatgtcATCTTGTTTCATGCTCTGCTCTTTGGAGCTGACTTTGTGGAAGAATACTTTCTACAATCATTACCATATGTAGATGTACGAGTTCTTGAGATTAAGGACAAAGCCAGAAAATTAAATGTGGAACCCTTAAAATATAACTTCTCAAAATTTTTTATCTTGAGTCAGAAGGAGGCATGCAAGGGAGAAGATATCTTTTTACTCTCTCTTATCTTTAGCAGTCCAGAAAATGGGTCAAGGAGAAATTTGATAAGGAAAACCTGGGCTAATGTGACCACTATACGAGGATATCCTATAATCACATTATTTGCCTTAGGAATGCCAAATCTAGGAACCTCTCAGCAAGACATCAATATGGAATCTAATAAATACAGAGATATTATTGAAGGGTTTTTCCTGGACAGTTCTGGGAACCAAACATTAAAGACCATCATGATGATGCAGTGGGCTGTAACTTTCTGCCCAAATGCTATGTTCATCCTCAAGGTCAATGAAGAGTTGTTTGTCAATCTCCCTAGCCTGGTAGACTATCTCCTCAACTTAAAAGACCACCTTGAAGACATCTACGTGGGAAGAGTCATCCATCAGGATATGCCCAACAGAGATCCTCAAAGCCAGAATTTTGTTCCAGTTAGTGAGTATCCAGAAAAGTACTACCCCGATTACTGCAGTGGAGAGGCCTTTATAGTATCCCAAGATGTAGCCCGTATGATGTACGTGGTTTTCAAGGAAGCACCTTTGGCAATACCTGCTGATGTTTTTATAGGAATCTGCGCCAAGTATGCTGGCCTCATACCCATCCATAGTTCACGGTTTTCTGGGAAGAAGCACATTAGGTATAATCGATGCTGCTATAAATTCATCTTCACATCCTCTGAAATGAATGGCGAAGAAATGCCTCTTGAGTGGAGGGAAGTAAATGATGGGAAAGAATGCACTTTGCTTGAAACCTATTATGGGTTGGTCTCTTGCAAACTTCTAACTTATCTTGatagttttaaaaactttaatatagCACCTATAAAAAATGATGCAATGTATTTTGCTAATTAA